Proteins found in one Penaeus vannamei isolate JL-2024 chromosome 29, ASM4276789v1, whole genome shotgun sequence genomic segment:
- the LOC113818801 gene encoding ankyrin repeat and SOCS box protein 10, whose amino-acid sequence MLSSCSLTERGVLQAPYVKMGRMPHILDLHQAIVTGDVASVARLVGSELDLGCPVRGTTALSLAVYRGDLQALRLLVKAGAPLDRRSKDHLERLETPIISAIRLGHREIFEELVTHGARLDLRDFYNQTPLWFAVKEQRLGFVKVLLKAGAPVDFTRATENPLNIAMQFLGYRGRREMALELVAAGVPLTLEDYKGHSPLYWAMKHMDFEFFRLLVEAGAPLREYDWLAPPHLPRPWLEDAPIMAWLRRESKTPPPLKRQCRTAIYAILRTIHGTDVRPLIQHLTLGGNVLLPMLLQSYILLEGPLSCAAANPPPHLHTGQLEVVPAPAPIPL is encoded by the exons ATGCTCAGCTCCTGCAGCCTGACCGAGCGAGGTGTCCTGCAAGCGCCCTATGTCAAAATGGGCAGGATGCCCCACATCCTCGACCTCCACCAG GCCATCGTAACCGGCGACGTGGCCAGCGTGGCCCGGCTGGTTGGGAGCGAGCTGGACCTGGGCTGCCCCGTGCGCGGCACCACCGCCCTCTCGCTCGCCGTCTACCGCGGGGACCTCCAGGCCCTCAGGTTGCTCGTCAAGGCCGGGGCGCCCCTGGACAGGCGTAGCAAGGACCACCTGGAGCGGCTGGAAACGCCGATCATCTCTGCCATCAG ACTGGGCCATCGCGAGATCTTCGAGGAGCTGGTGACTCACGGCGCGCGTCTCGATCTGCGGGACTTCTACAACCAGACGCCCTTGTGGTTCGCCGTGAAGGAGCAGCGCCTCGGCTTCGTCAAAGTGCTGCTCAAGGCGGGCGCGCCGGTGGACTTCACTCGTGCCACGGAGAATCCCCTCAACATCGCCATGCAGTTCCTCGGATACAGA GGGCGGCGCGAAATGGCTCTCGAGCTAGTGGCCGCAGGTGTGCCTCTCACCCTCGAGGACTACAAGGGCCACTCACCGCTCTACTGGGCCATGAAGCACATGGATTTCGAGTTCTTCAG GCTACTGGTCGAGGCGGGAGCGCCCCTGCGAGAGTACGACTGGCTGGCGCCGCCGCACCTGCCGCGCCCCTGGCTGGAGGACGCGCCGATCATGGCCTGGCTACGCAGGGAGAGCAAGACGCCGCCGCCGCTGAAGCGCCAGTGCCGCACCGCCATCTACGCCATCCTCAGGACTATCCACGGCACCGACGTGCGCCCGCTCATCCAGCACCTCACCCTCGGCGGCAACGTCCTGCTGCCGATGCTTTTGCAGAGCTATATCCTGCTGGAGGGCCCTCTGAGCTGTGCCGCCGCTAACCCGCCCCCGCACCTCCACACCGGCCAGCTGGAGGTCGTCCCGGCTCCGGCGCCCATACCGCTGTGA